A genome region from Pseudorca crassidens isolate mPseCra1 chromosome 20, mPseCra1.hap1, whole genome shotgun sequence includes the following:
- the FHOD1 gene encoding FH1/FH2 domain-containing protein 1 isoform X4 produces MAGQEDRGDGEPVSVVTVRVQYLEDTDPFACANFPEPRRAPTCSLDGALPLSAQIPALHHLLGAPLKLEDCALQVSPSGYYLDPELSLEEQREMLEGFFEEISKGRKPTLILRTQLSLRVNAILGECVRISASSASPPRCPGCLRFFQACAGQQTEQMGDGMCDSSHSYPDLFFQGSCQTAGRACPESGSGGGEKLYGSSGPELRRSLFSLKQIFQEDKDLVPEFVHSEGLSCLIHVGAAADHNYQSYILRALGQLMLFVDGMLGVVAHSETVQWLYTLCASLSRLVVKTALKLLLVFVEYSESNAPLFIRAVNSVASTTGALPWANLVSILEEKNGADPELLVYTVTLINKTLAALPDQDSFYDVTDALEQQGMEALVQRHLGTAGTDVDLRAQLMLYESTLRLEDGDMEEAVTGGRRITRRKPSSEEGKRIRRSLEVRSPEPGSTGPASPVVSTSSSASPALPTGPTSSPVGPAPPTGPASSTVGPVSGLHTTLSLFPTISVTPSPNSSCERSIYKARFLENVAAAETEKQAALAQGQAETLAGAMHDDIDGHPDTQELRGSPEPAPAPGTPQSAAPQILLRTRHSLEPEPKEPLAPPSPKAEPIRELPTSVPSLCIGDLDFSDLGEDEDQDVLNTESVEAGKGVPPPPPPLPGGPPPPPPPPPPPIKSSFPPPPPAAALPPSAPDGLALPTKRKTVKLFWRELKLAGVHGGSGSRFGPCPTLWASLEPVSVDTARLEHLFESRAKDVLPSKKAGEGRRTVTTVLDPKRSNAINIGLTTLPPVHVIKAALLNFDEFAVSKDGIEKLLTMMPTEEERQKIEEAQLANPDIPLGPAENFLMTLASIRGLAARLQLWAFKLDYDSMEREIAEPLFDLKVGMQQLVQNATFHCILATLLAVGNFLNGSQSSGFELSYLEKVSEVKDTVRRQSLLHHLCSLVLQTRPDSSDLYSEIPALIRCAKVDFEQLTENLGQLERRSRAAEESLRSLSKHELAPALRARLTHFLAHCTRRVAMLRVVHRRVCNRFHAFLLYLGYTAETAREARVMQFCHTLREFALEYRTCRDRVLQQQQKRATYRERNKTRGRMITETEKFSGVAAGETPSNPSIPVAVSSGPGEGDADSHASMKSLLASKPEDTTHGRRSRGMVQSSSPVMPTAVGPCTVPPEEPPGSSLPSDTSDEIMDLLVQSVTKSSPRASAARERKRSRGNRKSLRRTLKSGLGEDLVQALGLSKGPGLEV; encoded by the exons CTAGAGGACTGTGCCCTGCAAGTGTCTCCGTCTGGATACTACCTGGACCCTGAGCTGTCCCTAGAAGAGCAACGGGAGATGCTGGAGGGCTTTTTTGAAGAGATCAG CAAAGGGCGGAAGCCTACTCTGATCCTGCGGACCCAGCTTTCTCTGAGAGTCAATGCCATCTTAGGTGAGTGTGTGAGGATATCAGCGTCGAGTGCCTCCCCTCCCCGCTGCCCCGGTTGTCTCCGTTTCTTTCAGGCCTGTGCTGGACAGCAGACAGAGCAGATGGGAGATGGGATGTGCGATTCCTCCCATTCCTATCCTGACCTCTTCTTCCAGGGCAGCTGCCAGACTGCGGGTCGGGCTTGCCCAGAGTCAGggagtggaggaggag AAAAGTTGTATGGCtccagtggccctgagctccgcCGCTCCCTCTTCTCACTAAAGCAGATCTTCCAG GAGGACAAAGACCTGGTGCCTGAATTCGTGCACTCAGAGGGGCTGAGTTGCCTAATCCATGTGGGCGCTGCTGCCGACCACAACTACCAGAGCTACATCCTCCGAG cactagGCCAGCTGATGCTTTTTGTGGATGGGATGCTGGGGGTGGTGGCCCACAGTGAGACCGTGCAGTGGCTGTACACACTGTGTGCCAGCCTG TCCCGCTTGGTGGTGAAGACAGCCCTGAAGCTGCTGCTGGTCTTTGTGGAGTACTCTGAGAGCAACGCACCACTGTTCATCCGTGCAGTCAACTCTGTGGCCAGCACCACGG GTGCTCTTCCATGGGCCAATTTGGTGTCCATCCTGGAGGAGAAGAATGGCGCTGACCCCGAGTTGCTGGTGTACACCGTCACCCTCATCAACAAG ACTCTGGCAGCGCTCCCGGATCAGGACTCCTTCTACGACGTGACGGATGCACTGGAGCAGCAGGGCATGGAGGCACTGGTCCAGCGCCACTTGGGCACCGCGGGCACTGACGTCGACCTGCGCGCCCAGCTTATGCTCTATGAG AGCACCCTGCGGTTGGAGGATGGGGACATGGAAGAAGCCGTCACAGGTGGGCGGCGCATCACCCGCCGAAAGCCTTCCTCAGAGGAGGGCAAGAGGATCCGCCGATCTCTAGAAGTGCGCTCCCCGGAGCCTGG CTCCACAGGCCCCGCCTCACCAGTagtctccacctcctcctccgccaGCCCTGCCTTGCCGACcggccccacctccagccccgtAGGCCCCGCCCCACCTACAGGCCCCGCCTCCAGCACCGTGGGCCCTGTCTCTGGCCTCCATACCACCTTGAGCCTCTTTCCTACCATCTCCGTGACGCCCTCACCCAACAGTTCCTGCGAGAGGAGCATCTACAA AGCCCGGTTCCTGGAGAATGTAGCAGCAGCAGAAACAGAAAAGCAGGCTGCGCTGGCCCAGGGCCAGGCAGAGACATTGGCTGGAGCCATGCACGATGATATCGATGGACACCCAG acACCCAAGAATTACGGGGCTCCCCAGAACCAGCCCCTGCACCCGGAACACCCCAGAGCGCTGCCCCTCAAATCCTGCTCCGTACTCGGCACAGCCTCGAGCCAGAGCCCAAGGAGCCATTGGCCCCACCAAGCCCCAAGGCTGAGCCCATCCGGGAGCTCCCTACCAGCGTACCCAGCCTCTGCATTGGGGACCTGGACTTCTCAGACCTGGGGGAGGATGAAGACCAGGACGTGCTGAACACGGAGTCTGTGGAGGCGGGGAAAGGGGTCCCGCCCCCGCCACCCCCGCTCCCGGGAGGCCCCCCACCTCCTCCGCCgccaccacccccacccatcaAAAGCtccttcccaccaccacccccagctgcCGCTCTTCCCCCCTCAGCACCTGATGGCCTAGCCCTTCCCACCAAGAGGAAGACAGTAAAACTCTTCTGGCGGGAGCTAAAGCTGGCTGGGGTCCATGGAGGCTCTGGCAGCCGCTTTgggccctgccccaccctgtGGGCCTCACTAGAGCCTGTCTCGGTGGATACAGCCCGGCTAGAACACCTGTTCGAGTCCCGTGCCAAGGACGTGCTGCCTTCCAAG AAAGCTGGTGAGGGCCGCCGCACAGTGACCACCGTGCTGGACCCCAAGCGCAGCAACGCCATCAACATCGGCCTAACCACACTGCCACCTGTGCACGTCATTAAGGCTGCCCTGCTCAACTTTGATGAGTTTGCTGTCAGCAAGGATGGCATTGAG AAGCTACTGACCATGATGCCCACAGAGGAGGAGCGGCAGAAGATCGAGGAGGCCCAGCTGGCCAATCCTGACATACCCCTGGGCCCAGCCGAGAACTTCCTGATGACTCTCGCTTCCATCAGGGGCCTGGCTGCCCGCCTACAACTCTGGGCCTTCAAGCTGGATTATGACAGCATGGAGCGG GAAATTGCAGAGCCACTGTTTGACCTGAAAGTGGGCATGCAACAGCTGGTGCAAAATGCCACCTTCCACTGCATCCTGGCCACCCTGCTGGCTGTGGGCAACTTCCTCAACGGCTCCCAG AGCAGCGGCTTTGAGCTGAGCTACCTGGAGAAGGTGTCAGAGGTGAAAGACACGGTGCGCCGACAGTCACTGCTGCATCATCTCTGCTCCCTGGTGCTCCAGACCCGGCCTGATTCCTCCGACCTCTACTCAGAAATTCCTGCCCTGATCCGCTGTGCCAAG GTGGACTTCGAGCAGCTGACTGAGAACCTGGGGCAGCTGGAGCGCCGGAGCCGGGCAGCCGAAGAGAGCCTACGGAGCTTGTCCAAGCACGAGCTGGCTCCAGCCCTGCGTGCCCGCCTCACCCACTTCCTGGCCCACTGTACCCGCCGTGTTGCCATGCTGAGGGTCGTGCACCGCCGTGTCTGCAACAG GTTCCACGCCTTCCTGCTGTACCTGGGGTACACAGCGGAGACAGCCCGTGAGGCGCGCGTCATGCAGTTCTGCCACACGCTGCGGGAGTTCGCACTGGAGTATCGGACTTGCCGGGACCGggtgctgcagcagcagcagaagcggGCCACGTACCGTGAGCGCAACAAGACCCGGGGACGCATGATCACCGAG aCAGAGAAGTTCTCAGGTGTGGCGGCTGGGGAAACCCCCAGCAACCCATCTATCCCAGTGGCTGTGAGCAGTGGGCCAGGAGAGGGTGATGCCGACAGTCATGCCAGCATGAAGAGTCTGCTGGCCAGCAAGCCCGAGGACACCACACATGGCCGCCGCAGCAGAG GCATGGTCCAGAGCAGCTCCCCAGTCATGCCCACAGCAGTGGGGCCCTGCACTGTACCCCCAGAAGAACCTCCAGGCTCCAGTTTACCCAGTGACACTTCAGATGAGATCATGGACCTGCTGGTGCAGTCAGTGACCAAGAGCAGTCCTCGTGCCTCAGCTGCTCGGGAACGCAAACGTTCCCGTGGCAACCGCAAGTCTT TGAGACGGACGTTGAAGAGCGGGCTCGGAGAGGACCTGGTACAGGCGCTAGGACTGAGCAAGGGTCCTGGCCTGGAAGTGTGA
- the FHOD1 gene encoding FH1/FH2 domain-containing protein 1 isoform X2, with protein MAGQEDRGDGEPVSVVTVRVQYLEDTDPFACANFPEPRRAPTCSLDGALPLSAQIPALHHLLGAPLKLEDCALQVSPSGYYLDPELSLEEQREMLEGFFEEISKGRKPTLILRTQLSLRVNAILGECVRISASSASPPRCPGCLRFFQACAGQQTEQMGDGMCDSSHSYPDLFFQGSCQTAGRACPESGSGGGEKLYGSSGPELRRSLFSLKQIFQEDKDLVPEFVHSEGLSCLIHVGAAADHNYQSYILRALGQLMLFVDGMLGVVAHSETVQWLYTLCASLSRLVVKTALKLLLVFVEYSESNAPLFIRAVNSVASTTGALPWANLVSILEEKNGADPELLVYTVTLINKTLAALPDQDSFYDVTDALEQQGMEALVQRHLGTAGTDVDLRAQLMLYESTLRLEDGDMEEAVTGGRRITRRKPSSEEGKRIRRSLEVRSPEPGSTGPASPVVSTSSSASPALPTGPTSSPVGPAPPTGPASSTVGPVSGLHTTLSLFPTISVTPSPNSSCERSIYKARESPSVPQFPTGQARLEARFLENVAAAETEKQAALAQGQAETLAGAMHDDIDGHPDTQELRGSPEPAPAPGTPQSAAPQILLRTRHSLEPEPKEPLAPPSPKAEPIRELPTSVPSLCIGDLDFSDLGEDEDQDVLNTESVEAGKGVPPPPPPLPGGPPPPPPPPPPPIKSSFPPPPPAAALPPSAPDGLALPTKRKTVKLFWRELKLAGVHGGSGSRFGPCPTLWASLEPVSVDTARLEHLFESRAKDVLPSKKAGEGRRTVTTVLDPKRSNAINIGLTTLPPVHVIKAALLNFDEFAVSKDGIEKLLTMMPTEEERQKIEEAQLANPDIPLGPAENFLMTLASIRGLAARLQLWAFKLDYDSMEREIAEPLFDLKVGMQQLVQNATFHCILATLLAVGNFLNGSQSSGFELSYLEKVSEVKDTVRRQSLLHHLCSLVLQTRPDSSDLYSEIPALIRCAKVDFEQLTENLGQLERRSRAAEESLRSLSKHELAPALRARLTHFLAHCTRRVAMLRVVHRRVCNRFHAFLLYLGYTAETAREARVMQFCHTLREFALEYRTCRDRVLQQQQKRATYRERNKTRGRMITETEKFSGVAAGETPSNPSIPVAVSSGPGEGDADSHASMKSLLASKPEDTTHGRRSRGMVQSSSPVMPTAVGPCTVPPEEPPGSSLPSDTSDEIMDLLVQSVTKSSPRASAARERKRSRGNRKSLRRTLKSGLGEDLVQALGLSKGPGLEV; from the exons CTAGAGGACTGTGCCCTGCAAGTGTCTCCGTCTGGATACTACCTGGACCCTGAGCTGTCCCTAGAAGAGCAACGGGAGATGCTGGAGGGCTTTTTTGAAGAGATCAG CAAAGGGCGGAAGCCTACTCTGATCCTGCGGACCCAGCTTTCTCTGAGAGTCAATGCCATCTTAGGTGAGTGTGTGAGGATATCAGCGTCGAGTGCCTCCCCTCCCCGCTGCCCCGGTTGTCTCCGTTTCTTTCAGGCCTGTGCTGGACAGCAGACAGAGCAGATGGGAGATGGGATGTGCGATTCCTCCCATTCCTATCCTGACCTCTTCTTCCAGGGCAGCTGCCAGACTGCGGGTCGGGCTTGCCCAGAGTCAGggagtggaggaggag AAAAGTTGTATGGCtccagtggccctgagctccgcCGCTCCCTCTTCTCACTAAAGCAGATCTTCCAG GAGGACAAAGACCTGGTGCCTGAATTCGTGCACTCAGAGGGGCTGAGTTGCCTAATCCATGTGGGCGCTGCTGCCGACCACAACTACCAGAGCTACATCCTCCGAG cactagGCCAGCTGATGCTTTTTGTGGATGGGATGCTGGGGGTGGTGGCCCACAGTGAGACCGTGCAGTGGCTGTACACACTGTGTGCCAGCCTG TCCCGCTTGGTGGTGAAGACAGCCCTGAAGCTGCTGCTGGTCTTTGTGGAGTACTCTGAGAGCAACGCACCACTGTTCATCCGTGCAGTCAACTCTGTGGCCAGCACCACGG GTGCTCTTCCATGGGCCAATTTGGTGTCCATCCTGGAGGAGAAGAATGGCGCTGACCCCGAGTTGCTGGTGTACACCGTCACCCTCATCAACAAG ACTCTGGCAGCGCTCCCGGATCAGGACTCCTTCTACGACGTGACGGATGCACTGGAGCAGCAGGGCATGGAGGCACTGGTCCAGCGCCACTTGGGCACCGCGGGCACTGACGTCGACCTGCGCGCCCAGCTTATGCTCTATGAG AGCACCCTGCGGTTGGAGGATGGGGACATGGAAGAAGCCGTCACAGGTGGGCGGCGCATCACCCGCCGAAAGCCTTCCTCAGAGGAGGGCAAGAGGATCCGCCGATCTCTAGAAGTGCGCTCCCCGGAGCCTGG CTCCACAGGCCCCGCCTCACCAGTagtctccacctcctcctccgccaGCCCTGCCTTGCCGACcggccccacctccagccccgtAGGCCCCGCCCCACCTACAGGCCCCGCCTCCAGCACCGTGGGCCCTGTCTCTGGCCTCCATACCACCTTGAGCCTCTTTCCTACCATCTCCGTGACGCCCTCACCCAACAGTTCCTGCGAGAGGAGCATCTACAA GGCCCGTGAGAGCCCATCTGTCCCCCAGTTCCCTACTGGGCAGGCCAGGCTGGA AGCCCGGTTCCTGGAGAATGTAGCAGCAGCAGAAACAGAAAAGCAGGCTGCGCTGGCCCAGGGCCAGGCAGAGACATTGGCTGGAGCCATGCACGATGATATCGATGGACACCCAG acACCCAAGAATTACGGGGCTCCCCAGAACCAGCCCCTGCACCCGGAACACCCCAGAGCGCTGCCCCTCAAATCCTGCTCCGTACTCGGCACAGCCTCGAGCCAGAGCCCAAGGAGCCATTGGCCCCACCAAGCCCCAAGGCTGAGCCCATCCGGGAGCTCCCTACCAGCGTACCCAGCCTCTGCATTGGGGACCTGGACTTCTCAGACCTGGGGGAGGATGAAGACCAGGACGTGCTGAACACGGAGTCTGTGGAGGCGGGGAAAGGGGTCCCGCCCCCGCCACCCCCGCTCCCGGGAGGCCCCCCACCTCCTCCGCCgccaccacccccacccatcaAAAGCtccttcccaccaccacccccagctgcCGCTCTTCCCCCCTCAGCACCTGATGGCCTAGCCCTTCCCACCAAGAGGAAGACAGTAAAACTCTTCTGGCGGGAGCTAAAGCTGGCTGGGGTCCATGGAGGCTCTGGCAGCCGCTTTgggccctgccccaccctgtGGGCCTCACTAGAGCCTGTCTCGGTGGATACAGCCCGGCTAGAACACCTGTTCGAGTCCCGTGCCAAGGACGTGCTGCCTTCCAAG AAAGCTGGTGAGGGCCGCCGCACAGTGACCACCGTGCTGGACCCCAAGCGCAGCAACGCCATCAACATCGGCCTAACCACACTGCCACCTGTGCACGTCATTAAGGCTGCCCTGCTCAACTTTGATGAGTTTGCTGTCAGCAAGGATGGCATTGAG AAGCTACTGACCATGATGCCCACAGAGGAGGAGCGGCAGAAGATCGAGGAGGCCCAGCTGGCCAATCCTGACATACCCCTGGGCCCAGCCGAGAACTTCCTGATGACTCTCGCTTCCATCAGGGGCCTGGCTGCCCGCCTACAACTCTGGGCCTTCAAGCTGGATTATGACAGCATGGAGCGG GAAATTGCAGAGCCACTGTTTGACCTGAAAGTGGGCATGCAACAGCTGGTGCAAAATGCCACCTTCCACTGCATCCTGGCCACCCTGCTGGCTGTGGGCAACTTCCTCAACGGCTCCCAG AGCAGCGGCTTTGAGCTGAGCTACCTGGAGAAGGTGTCAGAGGTGAAAGACACGGTGCGCCGACAGTCACTGCTGCATCATCTCTGCTCCCTGGTGCTCCAGACCCGGCCTGATTCCTCCGACCTCTACTCAGAAATTCCTGCCCTGATCCGCTGTGCCAAG GTGGACTTCGAGCAGCTGACTGAGAACCTGGGGCAGCTGGAGCGCCGGAGCCGGGCAGCCGAAGAGAGCCTACGGAGCTTGTCCAAGCACGAGCTGGCTCCAGCCCTGCGTGCCCGCCTCACCCACTTCCTGGCCCACTGTACCCGCCGTGTTGCCATGCTGAGGGTCGTGCACCGCCGTGTCTGCAACAG GTTCCACGCCTTCCTGCTGTACCTGGGGTACACAGCGGAGACAGCCCGTGAGGCGCGCGTCATGCAGTTCTGCCACACGCTGCGGGAGTTCGCACTGGAGTATCGGACTTGCCGGGACCGggtgctgcagcagcagcagaagcggGCCACGTACCGTGAGCGCAACAAGACCCGGGGACGCATGATCACCGAG aCAGAGAAGTTCTCAGGTGTGGCGGCTGGGGAAACCCCCAGCAACCCATCTATCCCAGTGGCTGTGAGCAGTGGGCCAGGAGAGGGTGATGCCGACAGTCATGCCAGCATGAAGAGTCTGCTGGCCAGCAAGCCCGAGGACACCACACATGGCCGCCGCAGCAGAG GCATGGTCCAGAGCAGCTCCCCAGTCATGCCCACAGCAGTGGGGCCCTGCACTGTACCCCCAGAAGAACCTCCAGGCTCCAGTTTACCCAGTGACACTTCAGATGAGATCATGGACCTGCTGGTGCAGTCAGTGACCAAGAGCAGTCCTCGTGCCTCAGCTGCTCGGGAACGCAAACGTTCCCGTGGCAACCGCAAGTCTT TGAGACGGACGTTGAAGAGCGGGCTCGGAGAGGACCTGGTACAGGCGCTAGGACTGAGCAAGGGTCCTGGCCTGGAAGTGTGA
- the FHOD1 gene encoding FH1/FH2 domain-containing protein 1 isoform X7 — MAGQEDRGDGEPVSVVTVRVQYLEDTDPFACANFPEPRRAPTCSLDGALPLSAQIPALHHLLGAPLKLEDCALQVSPSGYYLDPELSLEEQREMLEGFFEEISKGRKPTLILRTQLSLRVNAILEKLYGSSGPELRRSLFSLKQIFQEDKDLVPEFVHSEGLSCLIHVGAAADHNYQSYILRALGQLMLFVDGMLGVVAHSETVQWLYTLCASLSRLVVKTALKLLLVFVEYSESNAPLFIRAVNSVASTTGALPWANLVSILEEKNGADPELLVYTVTLINKTLAALPDQDSFYDVTDALEQQGMEALVQRHLGTAGTDVDLRAQLMLYESTLRLEDGDMEEAVTGGRRITRRKPSSEEGKRIRRSLEVRSPEPGSTGPASPVVSTSSSASPALPTGPTSSPVGPAPPTGPASSTVGPVSGLHTTLSLFPTISVTPSPNSSCERSIYKARFLENVAAAETEKQAALAQGQAETLAGAMHDDIDGHPDTQELRGSPEPAPAPGTPQSAAPQILLRTRHSLEPEPKEPLAPPSPKAEPIRELPTSVPSLCIGDLDFSDLGEDEDQDVLNTESVEAGKGVPPPPPPLPGGPPPPPPPPPPPIKSSFPPPPPAAALPPSAPDGLALPTKRKTVKLFWRELKLAGVHGGSGSRFGPCPTLWASLEPVSVDTARLEHLFESRAKDVLPSKKAGEGRRTVTTVLDPKRSNAINIGLTTLPPVHVIKAALLNFDEFAVSKDGIEKLLTMMPTEEERQKIEEAQLANPDIPLGPAENFLMTLASIRGLAARLQLWAFKLDYDSMEREIAEPLFDLKVGMQQLVQNATFHCILATLLAVGNFLNGSQSSGFELSYLEKVSEVKDTVRRQSLLHHLCSLVLQTRPDSSDLYSEIPALIRCAKVDFEQLTENLGQLERRSRAAEESLRSLSKHELAPALRARLTHFLAHCTRRVAMLRVVHRRVCNRFHAFLLYLGYTAETAREARVMQFCHTLREFALEYRTCRDRVLQQQQKRATYRERNKTRGRMITETEKFSGVAAGETPSNPSIPVAVSSGPGEGDADSHASMKSLLASKPEDTTHGRRSRGMVQSSSPVMPTAVGPCTVPPEEPPGSSLPSDTSDEIMDLLVQSVTKSSPRASAARERKRSRGNRKSLRRTLKSGLGEDLVQALGLSKGPGLEV; from the exons CTAGAGGACTGTGCCCTGCAAGTGTCTCCGTCTGGATACTACCTGGACCCTGAGCTGTCCCTAGAAGAGCAACGGGAGATGCTGGAGGGCTTTTTTGAAGAGATCAG CAAAGGGCGGAAGCCTACTCTGATCCTGCGGACCCAGCTTTCTCTGAGAGTCAATGCCATCTTAG AAAAGTTGTATGGCtccagtggccctgagctccgcCGCTCCCTCTTCTCACTAAAGCAGATCTTCCAG GAGGACAAAGACCTGGTGCCTGAATTCGTGCACTCAGAGGGGCTGAGTTGCCTAATCCATGTGGGCGCTGCTGCCGACCACAACTACCAGAGCTACATCCTCCGAG cactagGCCAGCTGATGCTTTTTGTGGATGGGATGCTGGGGGTGGTGGCCCACAGTGAGACCGTGCAGTGGCTGTACACACTGTGTGCCAGCCTG TCCCGCTTGGTGGTGAAGACAGCCCTGAAGCTGCTGCTGGTCTTTGTGGAGTACTCTGAGAGCAACGCACCACTGTTCATCCGTGCAGTCAACTCTGTGGCCAGCACCACGG GTGCTCTTCCATGGGCCAATTTGGTGTCCATCCTGGAGGAGAAGAATGGCGCTGACCCCGAGTTGCTGGTGTACACCGTCACCCTCATCAACAAG ACTCTGGCAGCGCTCCCGGATCAGGACTCCTTCTACGACGTGACGGATGCACTGGAGCAGCAGGGCATGGAGGCACTGGTCCAGCGCCACTTGGGCACCGCGGGCACTGACGTCGACCTGCGCGCCCAGCTTATGCTCTATGAG AGCACCCTGCGGTTGGAGGATGGGGACATGGAAGAAGCCGTCACAGGTGGGCGGCGCATCACCCGCCGAAAGCCTTCCTCAGAGGAGGGCAAGAGGATCCGCCGATCTCTAGAAGTGCGCTCCCCGGAGCCTGG CTCCACAGGCCCCGCCTCACCAGTagtctccacctcctcctccgccaGCCCTGCCTTGCCGACcggccccacctccagccccgtAGGCCCCGCCCCACCTACAGGCCCCGCCTCCAGCACCGTGGGCCCTGTCTCTGGCCTCCATACCACCTTGAGCCTCTTTCCTACCATCTCCGTGACGCCCTCACCCAACAGTTCCTGCGAGAGGAGCATCTACAA AGCCCGGTTCCTGGAGAATGTAGCAGCAGCAGAAACAGAAAAGCAGGCTGCGCTGGCCCAGGGCCAGGCAGAGACATTGGCTGGAGCCATGCACGATGATATCGATGGACACCCAG acACCCAAGAATTACGGGGCTCCCCAGAACCAGCCCCTGCACCCGGAACACCCCAGAGCGCTGCCCCTCAAATCCTGCTCCGTACTCGGCACAGCCTCGAGCCAGAGCCCAAGGAGCCATTGGCCCCACCAAGCCCCAAGGCTGAGCCCATCCGGGAGCTCCCTACCAGCGTACCCAGCCTCTGCATTGGGGACCTGGACTTCTCAGACCTGGGGGAGGATGAAGACCAGGACGTGCTGAACACGGAGTCTGTGGAGGCGGGGAAAGGGGTCCCGCCCCCGCCACCCCCGCTCCCGGGAGGCCCCCCACCTCCTCCGCCgccaccacccccacccatcaAAAGCtccttcccaccaccacccccagctgcCGCTCTTCCCCCCTCAGCACCTGATGGCCTAGCCCTTCCCACCAAGAGGAAGACAGTAAAACTCTTCTGGCGGGAGCTAAAGCTGGCTGGGGTCCATGGAGGCTCTGGCAGCCGCTTTgggccctgccccaccctgtGGGCCTCACTAGAGCCTGTCTCGGTGGATACAGCCCGGCTAGAACACCTGTTCGAGTCCCGTGCCAAGGACGTGCTGCCTTCCAAG AAAGCTGGTGAGGGCCGCCGCACAGTGACCACCGTGCTGGACCCCAAGCGCAGCAACGCCATCAACATCGGCCTAACCACACTGCCACCTGTGCACGTCATTAAGGCTGCCCTGCTCAACTTTGATGAGTTTGCTGTCAGCAAGGATGGCATTGAG AAGCTACTGACCATGATGCCCACAGAGGAGGAGCGGCAGAAGATCGAGGAGGCCCAGCTGGCCAATCCTGACATACCCCTGGGCCCAGCCGAGAACTTCCTGATGACTCTCGCTTCCATCAGGGGCCTGGCTGCCCGCCTACAACTCTGGGCCTTCAAGCTGGATTATGACAGCATGGAGCGG GAAATTGCAGAGCCACTGTTTGACCTGAAAGTGGGCATGCAACAGCTGGTGCAAAATGCCACCTTCCACTGCATCCTGGCCACCCTGCTGGCTGTGGGCAACTTCCTCAACGGCTCCCAG AGCAGCGGCTTTGAGCTGAGCTACCTGGAGAAGGTGTCAGAGGTGAAAGACACGGTGCGCCGACAGTCACTGCTGCATCATCTCTGCTCCCTGGTGCTCCAGACCCGGCCTGATTCCTCCGACCTCTACTCAGAAATTCCTGCCCTGATCCGCTGTGCCAAG GTGGACTTCGAGCAGCTGACTGAGAACCTGGGGCAGCTGGAGCGCCGGAGCCGGGCAGCCGAAGAGAGCCTACGGAGCTTGTCCAAGCACGAGCTGGCTCCAGCCCTGCGTGCCCGCCTCACCCACTTCCTGGCCCACTGTACCCGCCGTGTTGCCATGCTGAGGGTCGTGCACCGCCGTGTCTGCAACAG GTTCCACGCCTTCCTGCTGTACCTGGGGTACACAGCGGAGACAGCCCGTGAGGCGCGCGTCATGCAGTTCTGCCACACGCTGCGGGAGTTCGCACTGGAGTATCGGACTTGCCGGGACCGggtgctgcagcagcagcagaagcggGCCACGTACCGTGAGCGCAACAAGACCCGGGGACGCATGATCACCGAG aCAGAGAAGTTCTCAGGTGTGGCGGCTGGGGAAACCCCCAGCAACCCATCTATCCCAGTGGCTGTGAGCAGTGGGCCAGGAGAGGGTGATGCCGACAGTCATGCCAGCATGAAGAGTCTGCTGGCCAGCAAGCCCGAGGACACCACACATGGCCGCCGCAGCAGAG GCATGGTCCAGAGCAGCTCCCCAGTCATGCCCACAGCAGTGGGGCCCTGCACTGTACCCCCAGAAGAACCTCCAGGCTCCAGTTTACCCAGTGACACTTCAGATGAGATCATGGACCTGCTGGTGCAGTCAGTGACCAAGAGCAGTCCTCGTGCCTCAGCTGCTCGGGAACGCAAACGTTCCCGTGGCAACCGCAAGTCTT TGAGACGGACGTTGAAGAGCGGGCTCGGAGAGGACCTGGTACAGGCGCTAGGACTGAGCAAGGGTCCTGGCCTGGAAGTGTGA